From a single Daphnia pulex isolate KAP4 chromosome 2, ASM2113471v1 genomic region:
- the LOC124208462 gene encoding acetylcholinesterase-like: METSRQRRGAPRRNEQDATNRLGESEKNSSHMNQGQQHHHQLESINVHALVGPATTSRIRNIKSTKDFDQQPLPAISCRVSTGDSRLLTAHQPHRPDHTQQRRPLRRPTLMWLSAALLLVWSWGPVTTRATRLGGGPHGTIATSAGDAEHHTLGLSGTDSTTTADDYQQQDPSLIINTLAGRVRGMTAVAATGKQVDVWNSIPFGQPPVGELRFRHPRPMDPWDGVRDTRDMPNSCWQTMDDFFGNFAGSTMWNANTERSEDCLYLSVTVPRPRPKNAAVMVWIFGGGFVTGSSTLDVYDPKILVSEENIIYVTLQYRVASLGFLYFDQPGAPGNMGMLDQVMALQWIHSNIAFFGGNPNNITLFGESAGAASVSMHLLSPLSRNLFSQAIMQSGSATAPWATVDREETIIRGLRLAEAVGCPHSRANLSATLDCLKTINASTLVNNEVAPLGILEFSFVPIVDGAFLDESPKRSLATRNFKKCNIMMGSNTEEGYFFIFYYLYNLFPKEENVYINREQFLQSVQELNPFANSIARQAIIFEYTDWSNPDDPIRNRDALDKMVGDYHFTCNVNEFAHRYAEMGGSNNVYMYYYTHRSSTQLWPTWTGVLHADEINFVFGEPLNPTKGYLPQEVALSKKMMRYWANFARTGNPSKSPDGSWTQEYWPVHTPYGREYLTFAANHSWVGRGPRLRQCAFWKKYLPSLKTAAANLQQPPAQCQMPNRGAPLDRLEMVTLCSLISVAVWATAELRKRC, encoded by the exons ATGGAGACCAGTCGGCAACGGCGAGGAGCTCCTCGTCGGAACGAACAAGATGCTACAAACCGATTAGGAGAGTCGGAGAAGAATTCGTCACACATGAATCAGggccagcagcaccaccaccagctgGAGAGCATCAATGTCCATGCCTTAGTCGGTCCGGCAACCACCAGTCGAATAAGGAACATCAAATCGACGAAAGACTTTGACCAGCAGCCACTGCCAGCCATCTCCTGTCGAGTCTCGACGGGAGATTCTCGGCTCCTAACGGCCCACCAACCACACCGGCCCGACCACACGCAGCAGAGACGCCCGCTGAGACGGCCGACGCTCATGTGGCTGAGCGCGGCTCTGTTGCTGGTGTGGTCGTGGGGTCCGGTCACGACGCGGGCCACTCGGCTGGGCGGAGGACCGCACGGAACAATAGCGACGAGCGCCGGCGATGCCGAGCACCACACGCTCGGACTAAGCGGAACAgactcgacgacgacggccgacGATTACCAGCAGCAGGATCCGTCGCTGATCATCAACACGCTGGCGGGACGGGTGCGCGGAATGACGGCCGTGGCGGCCACCGGCAAGCAGGTGGACGTCTGGAACAGCATTCCGTTCGGGCAGCCGCCAGTGGGCGAGCTGCGCTTCCGTCACCCGAGGCCGATGGACCCGTGGGACGGCGTCCGGGACACCCGGGACATGCCCAACTCGTGTTGGCAGACGATGGACGACTTTTTCGGCAATTTCGCCGGATCGACCATGTGGAACGCCAACACGGAGCGGAGTGAGGACTGCCTCTATCTCAGCGTGACTGTGCCCCGGCCGAGACCCAAGAACGCGGCCGTCATGGTCTGGATCTTCGGCGGAGGTTTCGTCACCGGATCCTCGACGCTCGACGTCTACGACCCCAAGATCCTCGTCTCCGAGGAGAACATCATCTACGTGACACTCCAGTATCGGGTGGCCTCGCTCGGATTTCTCTACTTTGACCAGCCGGGAGCGCCGGGCAACATGGGCATGTTGGATCAGGTAATGGCCCTCCAGTGGATCCATTCCAACATCGCCTTCTTCGGTGGCAACCCCAACAACATCACTTTGTTTGGAGAGTCGGCCGGAGCGGCCAGCGTCTCCATGCACCTCCTGTCGCCGCTCAGCCGCAACCTCTTCAGTCAGGCCATCATGCAGAGCGGATCGGCCACGGCTCCCTGGGCCACCGTCGACCGGGAGGAGACCATCATCCGCGGGCTGAGACTGGCCGAGGCCGTCGGTTGCCCGCACAGCCGGGCCAATCTCAGCGCCACGCTGGATTGTTTGAAAACTATCAACGCTTCGACGCTGGTTAATAACGAG GTGGCTCCGCTGGGCATCCTGGAGTTCTCGTTCGTGCCAATCGTGGACGGGGCCTTCCTGGACGAGTCGCCCAAACGTTCGCTGGCCACCCGCAACTTTAAAAAGTGCAACATCATGATGGGCAGCAACACGGAGGAGGGctacttcttcatcttctacTACCTGTACAACCTGTTCCCCAAGGAGGAGAACGTCTACATCAATCGGGAGCAGTTCCTCCAATCGGTCCAGGAGCTGAATCCCTTCGCCAACAGCATCGCCCGTCAGGCCATCATCTTCGAGTACACGGACTGGTCGAATCCGGACGATCCGATCCGCAACCGCGACGCCCTGGACAAGATGGTCGGCGACTATCATTTCACGTGCAACGTCAACGAGTTCGCCCACCGCTACGCCGAGATGGGCGGCAGCAACAACGTCTACATGTACTACTACACCCATCGCTCTTCGACTCAGCTGTGGCCGACCTGGACGGGCGTCCTCCACGCCGACGAGATCAATTTCGTCTTCGGAGAACCGCTCAATCCCACCAAGGGCTACTTACCTCAGGAGGTGGCACTCAGCAAGAAAATGATGCGCTACTGGGCCAACTTTGCCCGCACcgg GAATCCCAGCAAGAGTCCGGACGGTTCGTGGACTCAAGAGTACTGGCCGGTTCACACTCCATACGGACGAGAGTATCTGACATTCGCTGCTAACCATTCCTGGGTGGGTCGTGGTCCTCGACTGAGGCAATGTGCCTTCTGGAAGAAGTATCTGCCCAGCTTGAAAACGGCAGCAG ccAATCTGCAGCAGCCGCCAGCCCAATGCCAAATGCCCAACCGGGGAGCGCCGCTGGATCGTCTGGAGATGGTGACACTCTGCTCGCTCATAAGCGTCGCTGTGTGGGCTACGGCCGAGCTTAGAAAACGGTGCTGA